A stretch of the Acidobacteriota bacterium genome encodes the following:
- a CDS encoding carboxypeptidase regulatory-like domain-containing protein, translated as MQPNSFVRFFCLFALAFFPTLATAQTRSSELQRDVRPRNCSISGRVTINGQPAVNVQVSAVEAPAHWDQPQPILQSPDGSIHRSIHQTRTDGDGRYQMNNLPTGRYLVVSGSKAFVSSNANQPNSEPKTLTLDAGESQTNVDFSLVRGGVITGQVTDSEGRPVIAHSLRLFRVTVEPNGQRRLQPHRGEFGEGTTDDRGVYRIYGLPPGNYVVGAGGENFFSDEKYPPVFYPDAANENQAQIIEVNAGKEVTNINLRLGAMRKRYVAIGRVIEADTGNPVPNVHVSGEKIRSSPEGGDDEGGGSDYSKTDRMGNFRLTGLSRGTYKTGITSGWDQSSEFYAEPSSFEIVDGDISDVEIKAIRGGVISGTSSIEGSTDLTIKSKLTQIWVYAQTESEGEGPPTLSNQPLSHSRSALKPDGSFLLTGIAPGKIMFGVQPFGAKPLSLLRIERGGVEIKNEIEVAKGEIISNVRLIFTAGSGIIRGQVQTIGGQPLPSGWKSVGAKLVGNLMPQWFEAQVDEKGRFEFLNLPGGEYELELSVSVSTGPGQMQRLTADKQKVTVASGAEARVTMTYDPTRKPQEEKND; from the coding sequence ATGCAGCCCAACTCCTTTGTCAGATTTTTCTGTTTGTTCGCTCTCGCATTCTTTCCCACTTTGGCAACAGCCCAAACTCGTTCTTCTGAGTTACAGCGCGATGTGCGCCCGCGCAACTGTTCCATTTCTGGCCGCGTCACCATCAACGGACAACCGGCGGTTAACGTTCAGGTTTCCGCCGTCGAAGCTCCTGCGCACTGGGATCAGCCACAACCGATTCTTCAATCTCCCGACGGTTCTATTCACAGGAGCATTCATCAAACCCGCACGGATGGCGATGGCAGATACCAGATGAACAATCTGCCAACGGGGCGTTATCTGGTGGTTTCAGGCTCCAAAGCCTTTGTCTCCTCCAACGCAAATCAACCGAACTCCGAACCGAAAACATTGACTCTGGACGCGGGCGAATCCCAAACCAATGTGGATTTTTCGTTGGTGCGCGGAGGCGTCATCACCGGTCAAGTCACCGATTCCGAAGGTCGCCCGGTCATCGCACATTCCTTGCGCCTGTTTCGTGTTACGGTTGAACCGAATGGCCAACGGCGCCTTCAACCGCACAGAGGCGAGTTCGGCGAAGGAACGACAGATGATCGCGGCGTGTATCGAATTTACGGCTTGCCTCCAGGCAATTATGTTGTTGGTGCGGGCGGCGAAAACTTCTTTTCAGATGAAAAATATCCGCCCGTGTTTTACCCCGACGCCGCCAATGAAAATCAGGCCCAGATCATCGAAGTCAACGCCGGAAAAGAAGTGACGAACATCAATCTACGGCTCGGCGCAATGCGGAAAAGGTATGTGGCCATCGGACGCGTTATCGAAGCGGACACCGGCAATCCTGTTCCCAATGTCCACGTCAGCGGCGAGAAAATCCGTTCAAGCCCGGAGGGTGGCGACGATGAAGGAGGAGGCAGCGATTACTCCAAGACGGATCGGATGGGGAACTTCCGGCTAACAGGACTATCACGAGGTACATACAAAACAGGAATTACCAGTGGCTGGGATCAGAGCAGCGAGTTTTATGCTGAACCGTCAAGCTTTGAAATCGTTGACGGCGACATTTCCGATGTTGAAATCAAGGCCATCCGCGGCGGCGTCATCAGTGGAACCAGCTCCATTGAAGGTTCAACCGATCTGACGATCAAATCAAAATTGACCCAAATTTGGGTGTACGCCCAGACTGAATCCGAAGGCGAGGGCCCGCCGACGTTATCCAACCAACCCCTTTCACACAGTCGCTCAGCGCTTAAACCCGACGGCTCTTTTCTGCTGACCGGAATTGCTCCGGGCAAAATCATGTTCGGAGTGCAGCCCTTCGGAGCAAAACCTCTTTCCCTGCTCCGCATTGAACGGGGCGGGGTGGAAATCAAAAACGAAATCGAAGTGGCCAAGGGCGAAATAATTTCGAATGTGCGTCTAATTTTTACAGCGGGTTCCGGCATCATTCGCGGCCAGGTGCAAACCATCGGCGGCCAACCGCTTCCGAGCGGATGGAAAAGCGTGGGCGCGAAACTGGTGGGTAATTTAATGCCCCAGTGGTTCGAGGCACAGGTTGACGAAAAAGGGCGCTTCGAATTCCTCAACCTTCCCGGCGGCGAATACGAACTGGAACTCAGTGTGTCTGTCTCCACCGGTCCCGGACAAATGCAACGCCTGACCGCAGACAAACAGAAAGTCACAGTCGCATCCGGCGCGGAAGCTCGCGTTACGATGACGTACGATCCAACCCGCAAACCGCAGGAGGAAAAGAATGATTAA
- a CDS encoding NIPSNAP family protein, producing MNRRNVLKTGLAASIAGASEITNLATSAEANHFYELRTYQLRNDIQPAKINDFFQGHFVPRMQKLGVGPIGCFTVVAGQFTPSLIVLLDYKSLAEMQSTMAATNDKEFLAAWRAFETASDMPYVRVESTLLKAFESHPKVELPPAPGDKQPARLFELRTYESRNAFTLRNKVDMFNQEEIKIFRACGMLPVFFGEGIIGTRLPSLTYMLGYDNMAARDKVWDAFRSNADWARVKTKPGWTDPEAVSNIHASFLRPTPFSQIR from the coding sequence TAACCAATCTTGCTACGTCCGCTGAAGCCAATCACTTTTACGAACTGCGCACGTACCAACTGCGCAACGACATTCAACCCGCAAAGATCAACGATTTCTTTCAGGGTCATTTCGTTCCGCGCATGCAAAAACTCGGCGTCGGGCCAATTGGCTGTTTCACGGTCGTCGCGGGCCAGTTCACGCCTTCGTTGATCGTGCTGTTGGATTACAAGTCGCTGGCCGAAATGCAATCCACAATGGCCGCCACCAACGACAAAGAATTCCTGGCTGCCTGGCGCGCGTTTGAAACCGCCAGCGACATGCCGTACGTGCGGGTGGAATCCACGCTGCTGAAAGCCTTCGAATCGCATCCCAAAGTCGAACTGCCGCCCGCGCCAGGCGATAAACAACCGGCGCGCTTGTTCGAGCTTCGCACCTATGAATCGCGCAACGCCTTCACGCTGCGAAACAAAGTGGACATGTTCAATCAGGAAGAGATCAAGATTTTCCGCGCCTGCGGCATGCTGCCCGTCTTTTTTGGCGAGGGCATAATCGGAACGCGGTTGCCGTCGCTGACCTACATGCTTGGATACGACAACATGGCCGCGCGCGACAAAGTCTGGGACGCATTTCGCTCCAACGCGGATTGGGCGCGCGTCAAAACCAAACCCGGCTGGACAGACCCTGAAGCGGTGTCTAATATCCACGCGTCGTTTCTGCGCCCAACTCCCTTTTCGCAGATTCGATAG